The Lycium barbarum isolate Lr01 chromosome 10, ASM1917538v2, whole genome shotgun sequence genome includes a region encoding these proteins:
- the LOC132613777 gene encoding leucine-rich repeat receptor-like tyrosine-protein kinase PXC3, which translates to MSLLSILLTVFFLVGLLSRFQLGNSQLVFDDQNVVEAIGKELSVPGWGLNTTDFCSWNGIVCSSNNSSIVERLDLSGFRLQGNLTLISELKALKFLDLSNNNFQGSIPVAFGNMSELQFLDLSFNKFRNSVPSELGKLRNIKALNLSKNWLTGGLPDELKGLVNLQEFQIFSNFLNGSIPMWIGNLTNLKVFTAYENEFSGDVPVNLGLYSELSLLNLHSNQLEGTIPESICANGNLEFLVLTQNKLTGMIPDSIGNCKGLSSIRIGNNKLIGGIPKSIGNISSLTYFEADSNNLSGEIVPEFAKCSNLTLLNLASNEFNGTIPSEFGQLNNLQELIVSGNNLYGEIPTSVLKCKNLNKLDLSNNKFNGTIPADICNTSRLQYLLLGENSIRGEIPYEIGNCVKLLELQMGNNELTGNIPPEIGHMNLQISLNLSHNHLHGKLPQDLGKLDKLVSLDVSNNRLIGNIPPALKGMQSLIEVNFSSNQLAGPIPTFAPFQKSPNSSFLGNKGLCGDPLSDGCGDLNSYEGHKVSYRIVLTVIGSGLAVFISVTVVVLLFMMREKQEKAAKEAGKVGDDDEISSKPVILAGNIFVDNLKQAIDFDAIVKAVMKDSNKICVGTFSTVYKAEMPSGIILSVKKLKSMDKTIIHHQSKMIRELEKLSKLVHDNLARPIGFGIYEDVVLLLHEYYANGTLTQYLHNPSQRETEYKPDWPTRLAIATGVAEGLAFLHNVAIIHLDISSGNVLLDSNFRPLVSEVEISRLLDPSRGTASISAVAGSFGYIPPEYAYTMQVTAPGNVYSYGVVLLEILTTRLPVDEAFGEGIDLVKWVQGAPVRGETPEQILDAKLSTISFSWRKEMLAALKVALLCTDVTPAKRPKMKKVVEMLQEITES; encoded by the exons atgtcACTTTTGAGCATTTTGTTAACTGTGTTTTTCCTAGTTGGTTTGCTATCAAGATTCCAACTTGGGAATTCCCAGTTAGTTTTTGATGATCAAAATGTAGTGGAAGCAATTGGGAAGGAGTTATCAGTCCCTGGATGGGGTCTAAATACAACTGATTTCTGTTCTTGGAATGGCATTGTTTGCAGCTCAAACAACAGTTCAATTGTAGAAAGACTTGATCTTTCTGGTTTTAGATTACAAGGTAATTTGACTCTAATATCTGAGCTCAAAGCATTGAAGTTTCTAGACCTTTCTAATAATAACTTCCAAGGGTCTATTCCAGTTGCATTTGGAAACATGTCTGAGCTTCAGTTTCTTGATTTGTCTTTTAACAAATTTCGAAACTCAGTTCCTAGTGAATTAGGTAAGCTTAGAAACATTAAGGCATTGAACCTATCAAAAAACTGGCTTACTGGAGGTTTACCTGATGAGCTTAAAGGGTTGGTGAATTTGCAAGAGTTTCAAATATTTAGTAACTTCTTGAATGGTTCTATCCCAATGTGGATTGGTAATTTGACCAATCTTAAGGTTTTTACAGCTTATGAGAATGAGTTTAGTGGTGATGTTCCTGTTAACTTAGGATTGTACTCTGAGCTTTCTTTGTTGAACCTTCACTCAAACCAACTTGAAGGTACTATTCCTGAGAGCATTTGTGCTAATGGGAATCTTGAATTTCTTGTTCTAACTCAGAATAAGTTGACCGGAATGATTCCTGATTCGATTGGGAATTGTAAAGGACTTTCAAGTATTAGAATTGGTAATAACAAGTTGATTGGAGGCATCCCTAAATCAATTGGGAATATCAGTAGTCTTACTTATTTTGAAGCTGATAGTAACAATTTGTCTGGTGAAATTGTACCAGAGTTTGCTAAGTGCTCTAATTTAACTCTTCTTAACTTAGCTTCAAATGAGTTTAATGGAACTATTCCTAGTGAGTTTGGTCAGCTAAACAATCTTCAAGAATTGATTGTTTCTGGTAATAACCTTTATGGAGAGATTCCAACGTCAGTTCTTAAGTGCAAGAATCTCAATAAGCTTGACTTAAGCAACAACAAATTCAACGGCACGATACCGGCGGATATATGCAACACTTCAAGATTGCAATATTTGCTTTTGGGGGAGAATTCGATTCGAGGGGAAATACCTTATGAGATAGGGAACTGTGTAAAGTTGCTTGAGTTGCAAATGGGGAATAATGAACTTACTGGAAATATCCCTCCTGAGATTGGTCATATGAACTTGCAAATTTCGTTGAATTTGAGTCATAATCATCTCCACGGCAAATTGCCTCAAGATTTAGGAAAACTTGACAAGTTGGTTTCTTTAGATGTTTCTAATAATCGACTCATTGGGAATATTCCGCCCGCATTGAAAGGCATGCAGAGTTTGATAGAGGTTAATTTTTCGAGCAATCAATTAGCCGGTCCAATACCGACTTTTGCACCCTTTCAGAAAAGTCCTAATTCAAGTTTTCTTGGAAACAAAGGGCTATGTGGTGATCCTTTGAGTGATGGTTGTGGAGATTTAAACAGTTATGAAGGTCACAAGGTTTCTTATCGAATAGTTTTGACTGTTATCGGTTCTGGTTTGGCAGTTTTCATATCAGTTACTGTAGTTGTTTTGCTGTTCATGATGAGGGAGAAACAAGAGAAAGCTGCAAAGGAAGCTGGAAAGGTTGGAGATGATGATGAAATATCTAGCAAACCGGTGATACTAGCGGGGAACATATTCGTTGACAATCTAAAGCAAGCGATTGATTTTGATGCAATTGTAAAGGCGGTCATGAAAGACTCGAATAAGATTTGTGTTGGTACTTTCAGCACTGTGTATAAAGCGGAAATGCCTTCGGGGATAATTTTGTCGGTGAAGAAGTTAAAGTCTATGGACAAAACTATAATTCATCACCAGAGTAAGATGATCAGAGAGCTAGAGAAGCTTAGTAAACTCGTTCATGATAATCTTGCTAGGCCCATCGGGTTTGGAATCTATGAAGATGTCGTTCTTCTGTTGCATGAATATTACGCTAACGGAACGTTGACTCAATATCTTCATAACCCTAGCCAGAGAGAAACTGAATATAAACCCGACTGGCCAACGAGACTTGCCATTGCCACCGGAGTTGCAGAAGGATTGGCTTTCCTTCATAATGTGGCGATCATCCATCTCGACATTTCCTCCGGGAATGTGCTTCTTGATTCAAATTTCAGGCCTTTGGTTAGTGAAGTTGAAATATCTAGGCTTCTCGATCCGTCTAGAGGGACTGCGAGTATCAGTGCTGTTGCTGGCTCATTTGGATATATTCCTCCAG AGTACGCATATACAATGCAAGTAACAGCTCCTGGAAACGTTTACAGCTACGGGGTTGTTTTGCTCGAGATCCTTACCACCCGACTGCCCGTTGACGAAGCTTTTGGTGAAGGAATAGATTTGGTGAAGTGGGTACAAGGTGCACCTGTAAGAGGGGAAACACCAGAGCAGATACTCGATGCAAAGCTCAGCACCATTTCATTTTCT